The Macadamia integrifolia cultivar HAES 741 unplaced genomic scaffold, SCU_Mint_v3 scaffold1075, whole genome shotgun sequence genome has a segment encoding these proteins:
- the LOC122062576 gene encoding uncharacterized protein LOC122062576, whose protein sequence is MVSSTSLLLFALSLLLVFFNSSCEVTNYTEIHLGEPVLDLTPSPLDGYSSTRGAKDMVSCGRVKVSGIPRWKIRSYANSVRVTLIPSVVIPESLYSNIEVCFHWNSSLGLCQCVKDEWRSIQKGLWSASMSPYDDRYVDVKFNGGLTDSVTVTIEEEFHQWRLVFLAFGFTLLLLAPVVSNWVPFYYSSSMAIGVFLVILILLFQGMKLLPTSRKNVLYLAVYGSVLSFGSFLVHYFSMMVSSILVSFGLSQDMHNPVSVLVLVGLVLAGAALGYWIVRKFVISEDGTVDVGIAEFVKWAMRVMAMTSVLLSTLDTPLAMVAMASSWALSLIISSFKWQRLTKQSHTGNGGLWSRRAKHTPPSHNRAEFLRRSAKMDSQRALWNSPKRSFAWSDSPTKGLVLSHPVKGSPACQQDRDYYSTYHSVPTRKRFSKKEYEDFTSESTRKGIAELASSPDFTNWVIENAGRMQLLPDDSSDDSMESGLGSSEENVAEGGSRLNPFNWY, encoded by the exons ATGGTTTCTTCTACCTCTCTGCTTCTGTTCGCTCTCTCGCTATTGCtggttttcttcaattcttcctGTGAAGTAACGAATTACACAG AGATTCACCTTGGGGAGCCAGTGCTGGACCTGACGCCATCTCCTCTTGATGGATATTCATCTACTCGTGGTGCTAAAGATATGGTCTCATGTGGCCGTGTGAAAGTTTCTGGTATTCCAAGGTGGAAAATCAGGAGTTATGCGAATTCAGTTCGTGTCACTTTGATTCCTTCAGTGGTTATACCTGAAAGTCTGTATAGCAACATTGAGGTTTGTTTCCACTG GAATTCTTCTCTTGGATTATGCCAATGTGTGAAGGATGAATGGAGATCCATCCAGAAGGGGTTATGGAGTGCTTCCATGTCACCATATGATGACAGATATGTCGATGTAAAGTTTAATGGTGGACTTACAGATTCCGTTACAGTTACCATTGAAGAAG AGTTCCATCAATGGCGTCTCGTTTTTCTTGCTTTCGGATTTACTTTACTGCTACTAGCACCAGTGGTCAGCAATTGGGTGCCTTTCTACTATAGCAGTTCAATGGCAATTGGAGTCTTCCTTGTTATTTTGATCCTTCTGTTTCAG GGTATGAAGTTACTACCAACCAGCAGGAAAAATGTTCTCTACCTTGCTGTATATGGATCAGTG CTCAGTTTTGGATCTTTCCTTGTGCACTACTTCTCAATGATGGTCAGTTCCATTCTTGTGAGTTTTGGGCTTAGCCAAGATATGCATAACCCT GTTTCTGTATTGGTATTAGTAGGACTTGTCCTTGCAGGAGCAGCACTAGGGTACTGGATTGTGCGGAAATTTGTAATTTCGGAAGATGGAACTGTTGATGTTGGTATAGCTGAGTTTGTGAAGTGGGCAATGCGCGTTATGGCAATGACATCTGTTTTACTG AGCACACTGGATACTCCTCTGGCAATGGTGGCAATGGCTTCTTCTTGGGCTCTATCTCTTATTATATCTTCTTTCAAGTGGCAACGATTGAC GAAGCAATCACATACTGGGAATGGGGGCTTGTGGTCAAGAAGGGCGAAACACACGCCTCCAAGTCACAATCGTGCTGAATTCCTAAGGAGGTCTGCCAAGATGGACTCTCAAAGGGCATTGTGGAATAGCCCGAAGAGATCATTTGCTTGGTCTGATTCTCCCACTAAAG GTTTGGTTTTATCACATCCTGTTAAGGGATCACCAGCATGCCAGCAGGACCGGGACTACTATTCAACCTACCACAGTGTGCCAACCCGTAAGAGGTTCTCAAAGAAGGAATACGAAGATTTTACGAGTGAATCTACTAGGAAAGGCATTGCCGAGTTGGCATCCTCGCCGGACTTCACTAATTGGGTCATTGAAAATGCTGGCCGAATGCAACTCCTTCCAGATGACAGCTCAGATGACAGTATGGAGAGTGGATTAGGTTCTTCGGAAGAGAATGTTGCAGAGGGTGGCAGTAGGCTTAACCCTTTCAATTGGTACTAA